The Channa argus isolate prfri chromosome 13, Channa argus male v1.0, whole genome shotgun sequence DNA window tgcagAAACGTCTATGTTACAGTATCCCTTTAAACCACAGAATGTCCATAATATAATGTAGGTATTTAAAGGAGTTTACTATCCTTTATCCTTTAAGGCATTTGATAAGAACCTGTTTACAGTGTAGTATAAATTCTTGTAATGCTGAGGTAACTTTAAAAATCCAGCTGTACACGAAGTCTCGAACAGGCacagaataattattttaatttacattacagggcttttctttttcaaaggcTCAATGTCCTACTTACAAGAATTAGCAAAtcagtttgaaatatttatagtattataaatgtgacttttatgATGTGATTTTGGCAGTAACAAAGTGCTGTACCTCAATCAGAGCttttataaaaaactaaatctacTGCACATATACCCACAAGACACATTTACTATATATCAGAAGAACTCCATAAAAACTACAGACTAGCTCATGCCCAGGGGCCCCAAGTGCCCCAAGTTTACCCCTTATTATATCATCATGACTACTCGCCATCCTTCATTTTGTAGCGTTGGCCTTGTTACAGCGactttgtgtgaaaatgtagTTTCGCACTGTGGTTGTGGTAATGACTGAATCACTGCAACTAACAGTAGAAACACATATTTTCTAATAGCACTGAAGAAGAAATTTGGTGGTTTAGACACATGAATGCAGATCGACTATCAGTATTGGTCCTGTTTTAATCGGTAAACAGTTGAATAACTTTTGAGCACCTCAGCAGGAGCAGAGCACTTTTAAACCAACATAATAATAGGTTGTAATTAAATGAAACCGACTGTGTTTGGTGTCTGCTGTTGAATTCAAAGAAACTCCTCGATAAACATGTCAGGGtcgtgagttttttttttttgtgtgtgtgtgcggtcaTTTGTATTTATCATGCAAGCACACGTGATGAGATCAAAGGCCTCTCAGCAGGGTCTTTCAGGGGGAGCCAGCCACAGCCTGGCACAGCAACCCAGGTCATAGTCTGGGTAACACGGTTTCACCAGTTGTGTAGAGGTGAGCTCTTGTGTTATGTAAACCGTATGTATTACAGTAGGCTTATTGTGTGGTTATTACCATTGCTTTCAAAATGTGCAGCTCTTTATATTCTGTGCACCTCTTTTTTACCGCTCAGccagtgaaaggaaaatgccTCCTGCAGCAACAACCAATCTAGGCTACACCCCACCAGATGGAGGATGGGGCTGGGCAGTCGTCTTTGGGGCTTTCATCTCTATAGGATTCTCCTATGCCTTTCCCAAGTCCCTCACCATCTACTTTAAGGAAATTCAGGAGTATTTTTCAATATCCTACAGTGAGATTGCCTGGGTGTCCTCAGTCATGCTTGCTTCTATGTATGCAGGAGGTCAGtttttacaaatgcatttacaaaagcttttaaaaatgcacatttgcaAATCCCATTAACAGTGTGACCGAGAAAAGTAATACGGTATTTTAGTTCCTTCATTTAGccacaaaaacaaccaaacccACAAAAATACTAATTTACTGCAAACTAGCATGCAGGGGGGAAAAATACAGAGTATCTTATTTCTTCTGCGTGCAGTATGTTTTGATCTACCCAAAACAGATGTAGCTTCAGTGCTGTAAAGAAGTAAACGAgttatttctcttttcctgtGCAGGACCTGTGAGCAGTTTACTTGTTAACCGTTACGGCAGCCGACCTGTGGTTTTAGTTGGCGGACTCATGGTTAGTGCTGCCATGGTGCTCGCTTCTTTTGGCACAACTATCATGCATCTGTATCTTTGCATCGGAGTACTTGGAGGTACATagtatttttttgctttcataaaCATATCCAGTAAAACCCCTCTGAAATGTGTTCACTTCTTCAAATTTTGTTGTAGTGTTTGCTTTATGTGCCTATTTGCTGACACAGGAGGACGAGTGTCCCTGTGTAGGGTTAATGTGCAAAGGTgtgcaaatatttgtttaaattgcaATGTCATATGAGTGCCATGTGAAAATGATGCCATTAAGCAGGCATTGTGAATGTCACATTTAAtcagatacatttaaaaaacaaaacacccatgcatgcatgtaaaatgtttgtatgaaaCTCAGACTTTAAACTTTAACCGTAGCTGTTCCCCCCACTGTGACTCAGACTCACAAAGCTTTGGCCGGATTGCAGCGATATTCcctttaaaggtttttgagcaTGTTGCTCTTCTAACCAATAGGAGAAAGTCAAACCTCGTGCGTCATATAGTGATGCAAAAGACGTAAATGAGACACCACTGGATTTGACACGGTGTCAGTATTTAAGTTTCAATCATCATCCAGCTAGATGTCTAAAAGTTTCATATTGTATAGTATTGTTTATGGAATTGTCCACAATGTCCATACAGATGCAAAACCAACCCAGAATCTTCTCTCCTCACATTTGCTTAGTTGCCAGCCTGtgttagcttgtttgtctgtgccatagactTCTGTTGTTGTCTATCATCCATCCACCATCTCTACCCACTTATCCGGTTCAGGGTCATTGAGGGGCAGAACCTAGAGTACACCCTGGAGAGGTCACTAGTCTGTCTCAGGGctaaaacagagagacatacacagacagacagccattcacacacacattcacgcCCACGGTGACCAGTTAACCTAACTTGAATGTCTttggagtgtgggaggaaaTCCATGCAAgcactccacacagaaaagcctcAGATGTCAagtggatttgaaccagggaccttctgtGTGGCTGTGAGACAATTGACAATTGACAattattgtccaaaaacaattataaacacatcagccagacacaccacttTACTGGATgacatatttctttctttcaaaaacGTTGATCTCTGTATTTGTAACTGTTGTAAATGTTGCCACTCGTGTTCCAAATTGTAGTGTTCCACATCCTGTTACTAACCATCAACATTTCAGCAGATTTcacaaacagtattttattacaaatgatATTGAATAATAGAAAATCGAATGTATGACACTGAATGTTATttgaacatttaatgttttttttttatatacagtatgttatcaACAATTAATGTCTTgtagataatatttttttccaccaaCAGGTTTAGGCCTCGCCTTTAACTTGCAGCCAGCTCTGACAATCATAGGAACCTATTTTCAGGTTAAAAGGCCGCTGGCAAACGGGCTGGCTATGACAGGAAGTCCAGTTGTTCTCTTCACTCTGGCTCCTCTTAATCAGTTTCTGTTTGATTCTTTTGGCTGGAGGGGGAGCTTTCTTGTCCTGGGATCCATTGTTTTGAACTGCTGTGTGGCTGGTGCTCTAATGAGACCAGTCAGGAAAAGAGTCCAACTCAAACCAAACGCTGAACCACAAGAGATTATTGGGGCTGCTGAGGAAACTGCTACTGCAGACAGCAGGGTACAGTCGACAAATCTTCAAACGGACAAGAGAAAAAATGAAAGTCGGGGCCAGTTGCACAAATACATAGACGTGTCACTCTTCAGACATCGTGGCTTTCTTATTTATCTAGTTGGAAACGTGGTCATGTTTTTGGGCTTTTTCGCACCTGTGGTTTTTCTTGCTCCATATGCTAAACACCAAGGATTTGATGAATATTCTGCAGCTTTCTTGCTGTCTATTTTTGCTCTTGTGGACATGTTTATCAGACCTACAACTGGCCTCATTGGCAACACCAAGTGGATTCGGCCACGGATCCAGTATTTCTTCAGTTTTGCTGTTACATACAACGGAGTATGTCATCTTCTGTGCCCACTGGCACATGGATATGTGGGTCTGGTGGTTTATGCTGTCTTCTTTGGTTTGGCTTTTGGCATGGTTTCCGCACTGCTCTTTGAAGTTCTGATGGACCTCGTTGGAGCTCATCGCTTCTCCAGTGCAGTTGGACTTGTCACCATTATTGAGTGTGGACCTGTGCTGCTTGGACCACCACTTTCAGGTTTGTAAGGTCACAGCTGCATGGAGAACTTTAAACACATTAGAACAGAATTTGAGGAATATTTAAAGAAGTGACTAAAAAGTGTGTGCATTTTATCTTCCAGGAGCCTTGGTTGATATTTTTGGAGAATACAAATACATGTACTATGCGTGTGGAGTGTTTATGCTGGTGCCTGgcatatttttctttatcatgCATTACTACAACTACAAAAAGCTGGACGCGGAGCAGAGGCACAGTTTGGCTTTGGAGATGAAGACTTCTGATGATGCAGAACAACTTAAAACGAGTCGCGATGATGAAACACTCTGATgctatgattttttttagtgGGGCAGAAAGATGACACTGCACAGATTCTACAGCAGGACATATACAAAATACTATACCTTgccattattaataaaaaaatattttgtacttTGAGGAAGATTATTGGACTCTTTGGTCCTTTGCTGCATATCTATAGATTAGGACTGGATATTTTAttggttattttatttcttttattgttattagaTTTTGTAACAGCTGCATTtccaattgtgtttttttttttcatatatcaTCCAGATATGCTCTTGTTCCCTCCATAATGTCTGTATAACTAAATGATTCCCACTCATCTTCAGTGCCCAAATAAAAGGTTATTTTCCTGAGGGGCTGATATAAAATAATGACTTAATGAACCCATGCCACTACTATAACATCCCTACCACCAGATGGCACTGGTCACTGTCATGTGAGAACTGAAGGTGGGAAACATTTCCCTCTTGTTAAACtgcaattaaacaaaatgagtCTTCATTCGTGGCTTTGTTCTTTACAGTATTGCATCCAAATGTGTCCTACAGGAGGCCTGATATTTTGAAGGGGATGCCAGGGGCAtagcaaataaaaatgagaaaatgaaatggcTGTATAActtttagtaaaaaataaaattcattgtTCAAGTTGTAGTCcacaataaaatattcagtgtcATGATGACCTGTAAAAGATGTTTCACTGCAGCACTACTTTAATATAGTCATAAAagttctgtgtaaaatgtatgaaGGTTTTAGAATtgaactttaataaaaaaaaaaaaaagatgtggaggcctatgtgcatttaaaaataggATTACATTTGCATGTATGGTTGCAGGACTGAAGACTTAGCCTCACTGGCACAAAAAATAGTTTGCACTTTTGCCACAGCTACAGGCCAGGTCTCCAAACATGTCAATATGTTGACACTTTTTATTGGTTGTGCATTGAATTTGGCACCATATATTTAGTTTATGTGTACTGTGATTGAGTTAAAATAATTAAGATTCACATTCTGAACTTGTCTGTTTTGCACTCTACAAGGAATATACCTGACAGCACATTACGTTTTGATCTCATGCCAGGTCATATCATCCCACCACAGgacaaattttctttttcaacccACTGCATGATTACAGCCCTTAAGCCCTGAGCATCTTCAATGCAAGATACATTGGGTGAGCCATTCAGGGGAGGAACAAGGCCATTACTATAGATGTATGCTTAAATGATCCTTCCTTATCATGTCCCTGCAAGGTGCATATTGACTCTCTTTTTCAGATAGATGAAAATTGCTTATGCAAGTGAAtcaatatgtttatttaaaaccttAGATAACATTATCTGAAAATCAGATAGACAGTTTAAGTTCAGTGGGTGGGTGGTCGCTTCTTTGGATCCCGGTATGTATAGCCCCAACGCAATGCTAAATTAACTTTTCACAGTGCTAACTTTTCTCTGTTATTGCGCTAAAACCAACATATGATTTAAAACCCAACAATAGATGCATCAAGTTCTAGTTTTACCCTAAAAACACCGCATTTTAAAATTggtatgtaaatatgtatatcATTTCCACACATTGTGCTGCAGTGGAGAAGGTAGATGCTTAACGGAAGCTAAAAATACCAATACCACAAATAatcaaaagcagagaaatgagCTCTggaaggtgagaaaaaaaaagaaatcctctGAAATTCAGAGTCgtacaaataaaaaagatgaaaaaaggaaTACTTTCAGGTAAAGTACATATACCTCAAATTTGCCCTTATGTAAGTGTACATAGTTAACAAAGCTTGACCTAAAATGAAAGCAGTTTTTCGTCTAAGTAAATTACCCAAAAGTGCCCATTTCTGCTGGGCTGAGAGAAGCATAAATATTAGTATCAATGAATTATCAATATGATTATGTAGATATGTGACAAATATTTCAGTGGATAGATGGGTCAATGAGTAGGCACAAAGTGAGAAAGTGAAGACCTCCAATTAGTGCCAGTTCCCATAAGCTTTGTATCATCTTCCCACTGAACAGCTTGAATATAATTACTGTGATGAACGGTGACTGATGGCAGTAAATCTGACTTTAATTGGGACAGAGAAGATTGAATCCAGGCCGTTCAGCGTCCAATCCCTGTAATGACTGCTACCGTGCTGAGAGATGATGTTTTAACCACGCTGCTGGTTTGAGCAGTTGCATCCCAAGTTCTGTTTGTACCACACTGCTGGGCTGTGATACTGTCTATTTAATCCAACGTGTTTGTTAAAAATCTCTACTAATCTTCTTTATCCACTGCAGCATAACTAATCTGTTTTCACAATGTTTACACTCGAAGGGAGGGCAACGTCATGTGAATACCACAAACTTAAGAGTTTATTCATCAGCCCTGTGGACGGGGCTATTACTGACACATCACTGGTCTAAAATAAACACGGATGGCCAGGTCAGctagcacacatacacaaggcGTGTTGACATGTTCTTGCAGGAGGAACAATTGCCATGACCGTCTATCCAAGTCACACTTTCCAGACACTTGCGACACCATGTCCTGCACCGTCTCTTAAGTGACTCTCAACCCTGATGAAACACAAGATTTAAAGAGATCAGGTGTTGGCACAGAGTACCTTACTCTCAAAATCAATAATCTTTCCAAACAGGTTCCATAACAGAAATCCTGCTCGCCTAAATATTGAGAAAAACTCAGATCCTTTGTATTGCACAGATATTCACAGGCGGATAATGCCGGTTGTTCCCACGTCTAAAACATCCCCTCAATATGAACAGAAGAGAAAGTTTAAATTTTGTTTCGCAGCCTCCAAaaatccacagaacacagcCTGAATGATTTGAAATCTGTTCAACAATGCACTCACATGTTCAGgagcaaacatacagtaacCAGTGTATCACAGTCAAGGAAACTAGAAAAAATGTGAGATAGTGTTACTTCAGCCAAGTATTTTTAGAGCCATTTTACACTTCTAGTCCTCTACATAAAGTGTTGTAAAAAGTAGATCAcatcaagtaaaagtaccatTACCACATTGTAAAATACTCCTGTAATAATCCTGtaacaaagttaaaatactCATTATGCAGAACAgctcaatcaatcaatcattgaattattgaattattatttgattatgaTTACTAATGCATGACTTCATCTTTTTAATGCAGCtgattttttaataatattaatactatAGATATTGCATAGTAGCTTATGAATTTCACATTTAGCATCAAAAAAGTGTGATGATTATGTAACGTTTGCCTACGTGATCAAAATCCGAAATGTTACCAGCACCTATACATAGTAGTTCTCAAATAAATGTGGTGGAATGATGTATGATTGTAACAGTTGCCTAATAAATCtctgaaatgtgtcaaaatatgaagtagaaaatagaaatatataagTAGAAATACCTCAAAAAAGAACTTCAGTACAGTACGTTGAACCACTGTCTACATTTCAGTTCAATaaaatttcaataaattgttaaaaatacaaagatatgATTAACCACAGTTGAACCAAATGTTGTTATGTTAACTATATTTTGCTTAATTCATCAATTCAAGATGCCAGAACATGTCCAAGGTGTCACTCAACCAATTAACTTATTAGTTTGCTGATTATTAGTTTGtgaaagtgaacaaaaacagcaatgcTGCAGGTCAGACTAATAAGACTGAGTTGAAACTCAGTTGAAAGGTTCATAGTGGACTCATCTCTAGGACTCTGTCTACGTTGTCAGAGGTCCTTCACCATTATTCTAAAAATATGGAGCTGCATGAAGTAAAGCATCTTTACACTCAGGCTGTGAGACTGTAAAAAGCAAGCAAGCATCATACGGTCTAAGTAAATCTCAACAATGTAGAAATGAGGACCATCTTCCTGAATCCTTCACAATCTTTCTCATGCCAAGGCAGTTCAGTATTACAGACACTCAATCAGGCAAGCTGTGCTGTTGCAGCTGCTGGCCATCAGGCTTCCTTGTGGAATACAAATGCGACAAAACCAAGCTCTTATGAAgatggacattttttaaaactcagacAAAAGAGGAACTTAAACTCCTAAACTACTCAATCATGACTAATGCTTGTAAAAGAAATTGAGTCGCAAAGCAGAAGGACTTAATGAGATTATGCTACCCATAATTAACAATCAGTGAAACACATTTCCCAATACTGAGAACAGAGCAGCTTTTTGTCTGCTGCCGAGCTAAAGAATGTGTGAATTATCATCCAAACGCACATTTACGCCACTTTTCAGAGTTGACAATGCAGAGCCCCTGACCAATATTCTTAATCTGCCACTCAAAATACATTTAGCCTTTGTGAGAATACTAAATGTGCGGTGTTGTGGAGACTCTCTGCTGCCTATTAGAACCATTGTTCCTCTTTATCTGGTGAACACAGGCAACCAGTAAAGCTTGCATGTCTGGCGACGGGGCTGCTGTTGTGTGAGAATTATGAGAAGAATGCAAGGATTGGCCTGTGGATTATAATCTATCCTCTGAATATCACACTGAATTACACTGCTATGTAAACACTTTTGATTGAAGAGCTAAAGAGTAAAAGGGATGACAAACTACCCACAAGCCCTGCAGCATCCTTACATCTTGCTCACATGCACTCAGATGTAATCTGTGGTATGTGGATGATGAAAAGGAAGTGGATGGTGTTAGCAGTCTATCAGAGCAGCACCCTTAAGTGACCGACTTGACCTGAGAGATAGCATTGTGAAATTTCATTTAATTCCTCAGTTTGATTTAGAAAATTGTACTGAATATTAGATAGTCCCCAATCCCCCATCTGCAGACGCCTGAGATAGGCATTGCAGCATCACGTCCTCAGGGACTAACACCCAGGCCTGGGCTGAGACTGAGAGCATCACAGAGAGACTGGGCATGGAAAAGGGAGAGGAGCAGAAATAATTATAAGAGCAACTGAGGCGTATCGGCTTGTCCTTGCCTCAAAATGAGAAGCAGGATGAAACATGATGGCACAAATCAACTGCAAACTCGTATGCAGTACCTGATTCATTCATAACATCTATGTTATGGCACATCGGAAAACTTGTAATACTAGGATTCTCTTACCAATTGTGTCATCTGCATGTTTGTGGCCAGGACCTAGAATAATTAAGTGTATCATTACCCTGGACTAAAATTGTAAAGACAGTAGTGCTCTCAGGGACTATGGGAGGGGGCATTAATGACGAACTGATTTTGATATCTAGAGTGCTCTATGTCATAGTACAGATGCCTGTGTGCGCAGAGAAGATATTTGAGTACACTGGGCTCTTGTAATCGTGAATAAGTGCCACAGTGGCTGAAGTGAATCAATGTCCTCAGAGATTCTTTGTGTTTCAAGGGCAGTCTCTCCTGAGTCTCAGGCTGACATGATGAGGTTGTTGACTGTCACAGCTGCCTCGCTAAGCTCGCCAAAGGTGTGTGATTAAATTCCCATTCTTTTCCTAAAGAGAAGTGGGGCCATTTAGAAACCCATAAACCATATGGACAAGTAAATAAAACGTCTTTTAAACTAGAACCTATGGGTTCTTTTAGAAAGAAATGATAATAGAAACCCAATGCCTTTGTGTGTAGCCCACAGTATGAACACAATGGGTTTTTATCTTTTAGATTTCATGCACTTGAACAACAGTCTTAAAGTGGTCAAAGTTGTTTTAAAGGTGTCAATAGTTATACAAGAGGAAAGAAAGTGGTTCAAAAACTAATTTTCCTTTTTAGGTTGGAAggaagttgttttctttttttttttttggcaaggataagcaaaataaattcattaaaataagaTACCTGTAAATCGAGAAAGCTGGTGGTATCTAGTATTGTATTACTGTCAACAGGCTTACTATAATACAAGACTACAACCAACAAATTATGTATCCTACTAACATAACTAATATAGCTTCCAGAGATCAATAACAATAACACTGTCATGTCACCATTATCATTCAAACTGCTTAAGGAATGTTCGgatcacatttaaacacatggaACTATTGTACATACAATCAGCTACTTGTGACCTCAATTTAATGACATCTCCAGGAGATGTCTCACACCAATGGGCTCGGACCTGAGTGCCACAAGGGAGAATGGGAAAGTTACAGAGACTTGAGGAAAGGGCAATTTATTGTTGGGATTTTTTTGCAACAAATTCTTTACCAATGGGAAATAAGGGCAGAAATACACCAAGCCATCATCAAATAACTACTAGCATTGAAGGCTGACTGTTGTTTGACCTCAGGTTGCCTTCATCTGAGACATAAGGGGCATTTAAACACATCGCGAAGACTACAGCCATTAGCCACCTAGCAGGTACATTCTCCACATGCATCAGAGGAATTAACTCTCTTTACAAGCAGGTGGCCATTGTTGGTAGTCATCATCAAGCAGAAGATAGAACTGTAGATATTTGAACCATaaacaatgtaatgttttacaGAGCTTCACTTTTCTAGATGTCCATGTCAAAGTATAAAATGAACAATGAGGCAAGTCTGAGCATTAATTCcttaagctgaacagccaatcggAGTCGTCTGTCTTAAGGCCGGCACACACTTAATGACTGTAAGGCTGattatgaatgtgattgtgTTATGACGACAGGTCGGACCTAGTGCTGACACTTCGCAGAGAAAATTATTACATGTGTGCAGTCGCTGCCAGTTGTTCtcacaaattgtttttaaacattattaatatttacgATTGGTATTAGTcgtaaaactttaaaaattattttaccttCGTTCCCCCACGTGGGTGATATAACAAGTGTCCTCACTTTTAAGCAAAGGATCTCATcacttgtttgtcttttgttcctTTAGCGAAAAGTGTTACGCTAAAAAGTACCACCAGATTTGTTTTGGTATCGGATCCCAGGAGTTTGATGCTCCAGAACTTCCAGTCCTTCCCAGCCAGTCATGAGCTGCTCACGATTTAGCTCATGAAGTGTGTCCTCTTCCcataatgtaaaagtaaaaaaagacgTCTTTTATGTATCAACTGTCTCATCTTTGAAAGTCTTGCTTAGTCTCTTCCTGTGTCCTCAGCTTTaccaaaagtgtaaaaacaatcTAAGAATGACAAATGCTTATCAATGGCCCAACATTGGGCTGATTGTCAGCTTGATGTGTGAAAGGTAAATTAAAGGTAAAGtactttatttgtcattatgcATAAAAGCTGTACAACAAAATTCTGTCAGATGatcagatggagggttagtcctgagATGCTGTGACTGCAGCCACTATGGGCCAACCTGACATGGTCCCTTACATATGTTTTATTAGTGGTAGGGGAAACCGGAGCACCCGGAGGAAACCTAggcaaacatgcaaactccacacagaaaaggccCTGTCCAGTCTATAGGATTGAACCTGGGACCTTTTTGCTTCGAGGCAAAGAGTGCTACCCACTCTTCCACCGTGCTGCCCCAAGACTTTGTGGTTTGATGCCCCTACTGGCAGGACAACATAAAGTTAGGGACTGcaaaacattcatttttgaaataaactaTTGTTTCACcagttctgtttgttttggttaagtttaggcacaaaaaagaCTTAGATAGAGTTAGAGAAAGGCAACACTAACAAAGCTTTGAACAGGTGACTATCATGCCAACTCATGGTTGTTAGACAACTtgagagttttattttttatttttttgcagtacTTGTCACAATTACTCACGTTAGTAGTTTTCTTGGGAGCCCAGTCTAATACACTGACAATAAGTACAGAGTACAACAAACCTTGGAGTctaataaaaatcaatttctaaataaattttacctctaatatttatttatacagtatactTCTGCTAAAACCGAAATGAAAAGCTTAACAAAGGCAGCTGGAAAAGATTGAATTAAAGCAGTCAAACAATTGGGATTCTTCAAAATAAAGCAGAGTCAAAACAAGATATGAAACACAAGATACTATGCTTGATCAaggctttgtcttttttctgccTTCTTAGGAAAAAACATTATATCAGACTGGAACTCGCTgataattcttttatttgtgtatttattttcactttttattgaaGGC harbors:
- the LOC137140247 gene encoding monocarboxylate transporter 2-like, whose amino-acid sequence is MPPAATTNLGYTPPDGGWGWAVVFGAFISIGFSYAFPKSLTIYFKEIQEYFSISYSEIAWVSSVMLASMYAGGPVSSLLVNRYGSRPVVLVGGLMVSAAMVLASFGTTIMHLYLCIGVLGGLGLAFNLQPALTIIGTYFQVKRPLANGLAMTGSPVVLFTLAPLNQFLFDSFGWRGSFLVLGSIVLNCCVAGALMRPVRKRVQLKPNAEPQEIIGAAEETATADSRVQSTNLQTDKRKNESRGQLHKYIDVSLFRHRGFLIYLVGNVVMFLGFFAPVVFLAPYAKHQGFDEYSAAFLLSIFALVDMFIRPTTGLIGNTKWIRPRIQYFFSFAVTYNGVCHLLCPLAHGYVGLVVYAVFFGLAFGMVSALLFEVLMDLVGAHRFSSAVGLVTIIECGPVLLGPPLSGALVDIFGEYKYMYYACGVFMLVPGIFFFIMHYYNYKKLDAEQRHSLALEMKTSDDAEQLKTSRDDETL